The following nucleotide sequence is from Allocatelliglobosispora scoriae.
GGCCCAGGTGCTCGGCCTCGCCGAGCTGCGGCTGGAGGTGGTCGGCGGCGGCAAGGCCGAGGCACCCCTCGCCTACCTCTCCGTGGCCGAGGCCGGTGAGCTGCGGACCCGGCTGCTCGCCCTGTCCCGGGGCGCCCACCCCGCCGAGGCGGAGACGGCGGCCGTGCCCGAGGCGCCGCTGCACGCCGTCGACAACAACAACCTGCTGCTCAGCCAGCTCTTCACCCCCGAGGTCTGGGCGGTGCCGATCGCGGTGGCGTTCGTGGTCTTCCAGTTCGTCTCCACCGGCCGGTTCGGCTTCATCGCGATCGCCAGCACCTTCACCGCGCTGATCGGCGTCTTCACCCGCCCGATCCGGCGGCTCACCCGCAACTGGGACTTCAAGCTCACCACCAGCGAGGGCAAGCTGCACCTGCATCGCGGCCTCACCGAGAAGATCAGCCAGGTCGTGCCGGTGCACCGGGTCCAGGCGATCCAGGTCGTCTGGCCGCTGCTGTGGCGGCCCAAGCAGTGGGTCCGGGTCGGCCTCGACATCGCCACCCACGGCGCGCAGGGCGGGGAGCACGAGGAGCTCGGCACACTGCTGCCGGTCGGCGACGCCGCCACCGCCCGGGCGATCGTGCCCTACGCCCTGCCCGGCGTCGACATCGCCGCCCTGCCGCTGACGGGGGTGCCGGAGCAGGCCAAGTGGGTTGCTCCGCTGGGGCGGCGCGTCCTCGCCGCCGGCCTCACCGACCAGGTCTTCGCGACCGTCGACGGGGTGCTGACCCGGTCGCTGACGCTCGTGCCTTACGCCAGGATCCAGTCGGTGCGGGTGAGCCAGGGACCGGTGCAGCGGCGGCTGGGCCTCGCGACGCTGCACGTCGACCACGCCGGCGGGCTCGCCGCGCGGGCACCGGAGCGGACGGTCGCGGAGGCTTACGCCCTCGCCGCCCAGCTCACCGAGCGGGCGAGACTGGCCCGCGCCGCCGCCCAGGCTCTCTAGATCTCCGTCCGGAGCAGCTCCAGCAGCTCGGTGCCGTCCGCGACGATCGCGTCGGGGCGCGGGTCCAGCTCGACGCTGGAGATCTCACCGTCGGGCATGAGGATCGCGGCGCCGACCCCGGCCCGCCGCCCGGCGGCGATGTCGGTGTGCACGAGATCGCCGACGAACCAGCAGTCGGCCGGCTCGACCCGCAGATCCCGCGCGGCCGCGAAGACCATCTCCGGGTGCGGCTTGAAGTAGCCCAGCTCGTCGCTGTAGATCTGGACCCCGAGCGCCCCGGTCAGCCCGCGGTCGTCGAGGAAGTCCCGGTGGGCCGCGCCGCAGCGGGTGTTGCTGACGACCGCCACCGGCAGGCCCCGGCCGACGGTGAACTCCAACAGGTCGAGGATGCCGGGCCGCAGCTTCCAGTTCGACCGCCTCGCCCAGGCGTAGGTGAGGTCGCGGGCATTGGCGAGGACCGCTTCCCGTGCGGCGTCGGGCCAGCCCTTGGCGACATAGTCGCCCCAGAGCTGCTCGTGGGTCAGCTCGATCTGCTCATCGGTGCTGTCCCGCCATGCCCCGCGCTCGGCGTCGGCCCTGTTCAGCTCGCTTTTGAGCTCGTCGACGCTGAGCACGCCGCCGATCAGGTCGTGGACCCGCTCGACGAATCCGGGCTCAAAGGGGGTGACACGGTAGGACGTGACTATCGTGCCGCCGAAGTCGAGGAGCAGCGCGCGAGGGGTGGGCAGCATGCGCTCACTCTGCCAGAATCGCGCACCAGACTCCATCAGAGTGTCTACGGTCGAAAGATGAAAAGCGGCTGGCGGACCCACGTGCCGCGGATATTCTCCTGGGTCCTGGGCATCGTGGCGGCGATCTGCGCGCTCGCGGCGCTCAGCGACGCGGTGAGCGACCGCGTCCAGCCCGTTCGCAAGCTCATCGACGACTATCTCATCCCGGCCCCGGCCAACCTCGGGTACGCCGCGTTCCTGGCGATCCTCGCCGCCGCCGCGGCCCGGCACAAGCGCGTCGCCCGGGTCGCGCTGACGATCTACTTCGCGACGACCGCGGTCCTCTACGCCACCCTGCTGCTGATGTGGCGGCTGATCCCGGCGAAGGATTTCATCGACGACGACGGCGCGCCGATCGTCACCTCGTCGGAGGCGCGGGGCCTCGCCGTCACCGGCTGCATCGCCGTCATCGCGCTCGTCGTCCTCTTCCTGGCCCGCGACGAGTTCTTCGCCCGGGTCCGCAAGGGCAGCCTGCGCCGGGCGCTCGGCGTCTTCGCCGGGCTCGCCGCGATCGGCATCGGCATCGGCTACTCCCTGGTCACGGCCTTTCCGGGCACGCTCACCGATGCGGGCAACCGGCTGCTCTACACGATCTCGCGGGTTCTCGGCGGCGCCGTCGCCTTCGACTTCACCATCAGCGGCGAGGCGCCCGGCTGGGTCAACCTGCTGCTCGGCCTCTTCGGCGCCATCGCGCTCTTCGCGGCGCTCTTCACGCTGATGCGGTCCCAGCAGGCGGCGGCGGTGCTGGAGCCCGCCGACGAGGAGCGCATCCGCGGGCTGCTCGCCCGCACCGGCGACCGCGACTCGCTGGGCTACTTCGCCACCCGCCGCGACAAGGCGGCCGTCTTCGCCCCCAGCGAGCAGGCCGCCGTGACCTACCGTGTCGTCAACGGCGTGAGCCTCGCCAGCGGTGACCCGATCGGCTCCCCGGACGGGTGGGAGCCCGCGATCGCGCTCTGGCTCGACCAGGCGCGGACCTACGCGTGGACGCCGGCGGTGATGGGGGCGAGCGAGGAGGGGGCCACCGCCTATGCCAAGGCGGGGCTGAAGGTGCTGCACCTCGGCGACGAGGCGATCCTGCGGCCCGCCGAGTTCACCCTGGACGGCCGGGACATGCGCCCGGTCCGGCAGGCGATCAACCGCATCGAGCGCGCGGGCTACACGCACCGGTCGCGGCGCCACTCGGAGATCGACGACGACGAGATGCGGGCCGTCGCCGAGCTCGCGACGAAGTGGCGCGACACCGACCAGGAGCGCGGTTTCTCGATGGCCCTGGGCCGCCTCGGCGACCCCAACGACGGCCGCTGCATCCTCGTCGAAGCCCTCGACGAGCACGGCGCGACGCAGGCGATGCTCTCGTTCAGCCCGTGGGGCGCTCGCGGTACCTCGCTGGACCTGATGCGCCGCTCCCCCGACGGCGACAACGGGCTCAACGAGTTCCTGGTGGCGGGGCTGATGGCCGACGCGCCACGGCTGGGTGTCGACCGGGTCTCGCTCAACTTCGCGGTCTTCCGCTCCGTCTTCGCCGAGGGCGCCCGGATCGGCGCCGGTCCGATCCTGCGGCTCTGGCGGCGGGTGCTCGTCTTCCTGTCCCGTTTCTGGCAGCTCGAGTCGCTCTACCGGGCCAACGCGAAATACCAGCCGCGCTGGGTGCCGCGCTACCTCTGCTTCGGCGAACGCCGCGAGCTTCCCCGCGTCGGCATCGCCTCCGCCATCGCCGAGGGCTTCCTGCCGATCGCCGCAGGGCCGGTCGCCCCGCTCTACGAGCCGCCCTCGACCCGGCCGCTCTTCGCGGTCCCCGAGGCCGCGGCGCCCGTCGCGCTCACCGCGGTTCCCGAGCAGATGGTGGTACGCCTGGCGAAGCTCGACCGGCTGCGCGAGGCGGGTGTCGAGCCCTACCCGGTCGGCTTCGACCGCACCGACACCTGCGGTGCGGTGGCGCAGCGGCACGCGGGGCTGGCGGCGGACTCGCGTACCGGCGAGGTCGTCTCGGTGACCGGGAGGGTCGTCCGTCAGCGCGACCACGGCCGGTTCTGCTTCGCCACGATCCGCGACTGGAGCGGTGACCTGCAGGTGATGCTCGACGAGCAGGAGCTGCCGGCCGAGACCGCGCGGTGGCGCGACATGATCGACATCGGCGACCACGTCGGGGTGACCGGCGAGGTGATCACCTCGCGGCGCGGCGAGCTCTCGATCGCGGTCACCGCGTGGACGCTGACCGCGAAGTGCCTGCGCCCGCTCCCCGACAAGCACCGCGGGCTCACCGACCCGGAGGCGCGGACCCGGCAGCGCTACCTGGACCTCATCACCAACGCCGACGCCCGCGAGCTGCTGCGCGCCCGCAGCGTCGCCGTGCACAGCCTGCGCACCTCGCTCGTCGGCCGGGGCTTCCTGGAGGTGGAGACGCCGATCCTGCAGCGCATCCACGGCGGCGCCAACGCGCGGCCGTTCACCACCCACATCAACGCCTACGACATGGATCTCTACCTGCGGATCGCGCCCGAGCTCTACCTCAAGCGGCTCGCCGTCGGCGGGGTCGAGCGGGTCTTCGAACTCGGCCGCACCTTCCGCAACGAGGGCGTCTCCTTCAAGCACAACCCGGAGTTCACGATGCTGGAGGCGTACCAGTCCTACGCCGATTACGACACCATGCTGGCGCTGACCCGGCAGATGATCCAGGAGGCGGCGATCGCGGTCTACGGAAGGGCGATCGCGAAGGCCCCCGACGACCAGCGGGAGATCGACATCTCGGGCGAGTGGCCGGTGCTGACGATGAACGAGGCGATCTCCGCCGCCCTCGGCGAGGAGGTCACCGCCGACACCACGCTGGAGCAGCTCCGCAAGCTCTGCGACACCGCCGACGTGCCCTATGACCCGGCCTGGAACCGGGGCGCCGTCGTGCTGGAGATCTACGAACGCCTCGTCGAGCACCACACCGTCGCGCCCACCTTCTACAGAGACTTCCCGACCGAGGTGTCGCCGCTGACCCGGTCGCACCGCGACGACCCGCGCCTCGCCGAACGCTGGGACCTCGTCGCCTTCGGCACGGAGCTCGGCACCGCCTACTCCGAGCTGATCGACCCCGTCGAGCAGCGGCGGCGCCTCACCGAGCAGTCGCTGCTCGCCGCCGGTGGCGATCCCGAGGCGATGGAGCTGGACCAGGACTTCCTGCTCTCGCTGGAATATGCCATGCCGCCCACCGGCGGGCTCGGCATCGGCGTCGACCGGCTCGTCATGCTGCTCACCGGGCACACGATCCGCGAGACGCTGCCCTTCCCGCTGGTGCGAGCATAGCTCCGTGACGACTCTGCTCGACGCCGTCTCCGCAGTGCTGCCACCGGCCGCTTCGCCGGCGGACGCGCCCGCGATGGCCGCCTACATGAAGCACCACTTCGACTTCCTCGGGATCAGGTCGCCGCAGCTCAAGGCGGTGCTGCGGCCGGTCTTCGCGGCGTACCGCCCGCCCGACGAGTCCGACCTGCGGGACTTCGCGCTCGGGTGCTGGGAGCAGCCCTACCGCGAGTACCAGTACGCCGCTTGCGCCTACCTGCGTACCCACGTCAAGGTCGCGGGGCCGTCGTTCCTGCCGGTCGTGCGCACACTCATCGTGGAGAAGTCCTGGTGGGACACTGTGGACACCCTCGCCGCGCACGTCGTCGGGCCGCTCGTCAGCCGCCACCCGTCGCTCGTCGCCACCATGGACGAGTGGGTCTTCGGTTCGGAGCTGTGGCTGATCAGGACCGCGATCCTGCACCAGCTCGGCTACCGGGCGGACACCGACGCCGAGCGGCTCTTCGGCTACTGCGCGGCGCAGGCGGGGCACCCGGACTTCTTCATCCGCAAGGGGATCGGCTGGGCGCTGCGGCAGTACGCCTACGTCGACCCGGCCGCGGTGGCCTCGTTCGTCGCGGCCACCCCGCTGTCGCCGCTGTCGCGTCGGGAGGCGCTGAAACACGCCGCCGAGGCTGCCTGAATGCTGTCGCGGTGTTCCGGTCGGCGGGTCGGCCTACCAGGCGTCGCCGTCGCGCCAGTCGCAGGCGAGCTCTCCCGCCGGATCGGCGGCGTGCTGGCCGGTGAGCGCGGACGAGACCGTGAGGACGTAGATCGCACCGTCCTCGTCGGGGGTGCGCTCGATGCCGTTCGGGGTCATCGCCGCGGTCGGGCCTGTCCAGCAGGTCCAGCCCCGCGAGACGTAGAAGGCGGCGCCCTCGTCGGTGGCACCGAGCGCGCCGAGGTCGTAGGCACCGCGGATGATCCGCTCGAGCTCCGCCATGAGGGCACTCGCGACCCCCTGGCGACGGCGGTCGGCCCGGACGGCGACCCCCTCGACGTAGCCGGTCCGCAGCGCGCGGCCGCCGTGGAGGAGGCGCCGCTGGATGACGGCGGCGTGGCCGATCAGCTCGGCGCCGTCCCAGGCGAGCGCGTGCATGCCGCCGAGCGAGTGCTCCCAGTCGGCGTCGGTCATGTCGTCGAAGACGTCGTAGAGCAGGTCCCGGGCTGCTTTCAGGCTGGCCGCGTCCAGGTCGGCGGTATGCGCCGCGTGCACCACAGTCATGGTCGGCAGTATCCCCCGACGGTCGGGGCGGCCCAGAACGCGGTCGCGCCGTTGAGGACCAACTCTTGAAGAGTTGTGGCGATCGTGGACCGGGCATCCGTACCGGGGTGGTGACCGGTCACCTGCCGGAGGGTACGGATCGGCGTTCGCAGGCGCGGGCCAGGTCGGCGAGGTCGGTGTTGTTGTGGTCGACGACGCACTCGACGATCCGGGCCCGGAACAACCGGCTGCCCAGCCAGAATCCAGGCCCGCCGCCGCGGGTCCAGAAGGTCACCCGCACCGTGGTCCGGGTGCCGTCCTCGCTGGGGACGAAGACGTACTCCATGAAGGATCGGGCACCTGACCAGCACTCGGCGAGGTACCGGCGGTGCGGGTCGCACTCGGTGACGCAGTAGTCGACCGACGCGCTCCGGCCGTGGGCGGTCCGGGTCTCGCGCCAGCGCGTGCCGACGTCGAAAGATCCGTCGTCCATCGATCCATCGCTGGTCAGCACCGCTGCGTCGATCTTGCTGAACCGCTCGGCATAGCGGTTGACGTCGGTCATCGTTGCCCAGACGCCCTCCACCGGCGCGGCGATGTCTCGCTCAAAACTCATCGGACCCATGCGGGCGATGATAGCCACGTCGTAGGATTCCGATCATGCCAATCATCGATCGACTTGCCTCCGTCAGCGATCTTCCGGACTCCCACGGCTACGCCCACGCCGTCGTCGCGTCCGGTCCGCTGGCCTTTATCGCAGGTCAGGTCGCGATGGACGCCGACGGCAACCTCGTCGGGGCCGACGACATCCGCGCACAGACCGAGCAGGCAATGCGCAATCTGGAAGCAATCCTGACGACGCTCGGCGCGGGTTGGGCCGATGTCGCCCGGCTCGGTTGGTACGTCCTGGACACCTGTCTGGTCGACGGCACGGGCCTGCAGGTGATCCGCGACGTACGCGACGAGTTCCTCCGTCCGGCGCTCGGCGACCGGGTCAACCCGGCCAGCACGCTGATCGGTGTCGGCGGACTCTTCCGGCCCGGTTACCTCGTCGAGGTCGACGCCGTGGTGGCGGTGCCGGAGCGCGGTCGGCGCAGCTCGTAGACGGCGAGCCGGCCGTTGTCGAAGCGCAGGTCGGCGAGGTCCGCCACGAGGGGTGACTCCGGTCCGGTGTCCCGGTCGACGACGAGCCACCGCACGCCGTAATCGTCGCGCAACCGGGCCAGCCCGTCGGCGGTCGGGCCGGAGATCGCGGAGTCGTTGAGGCTCAGCAGCGGCTGGTCCCAGAAGAGGGCCAGGTCCGGGGAGTGCGCCTGCGCGAACCGGCCGGGCGCGAAGCCCCAGCTCTCGACGAGCACCCGGCGCTCGGCATAGGCGCTGAGCCAGAAGGAGACCGGATCGCAGGTCGCGCCCTCGCCGACCCGGCAGTGCACGTTGGTGACGAGGATGTCGGAGGGTGCGCTGTGATCGCGTACCCATCTGGCGGCCTCGACCCGCGCCTGCGGCATCGGGACGTTGAAGTAGGCACCGCCGTTGGGCGACCGCTCGGCTTTAGCCGCGTCCATGGCGAAGGCGGGCGCGCCCGCGACCAGGACCGCGGTGAGCGCGATCGCCGGACCGGCACCGCGCAGGGCCGGACGGCGCTGCACCACCGCGGTCCAGGCGATCCAGGCGACGACGCCGACCCCGCCGAGGATCAGCGCCCACAGCACGATCGGTGCGATCTGGCCGTAGACCGACGGGCTGGGCGCGAGGTCGAGCTGAACCCCGGTGAGGATCACGGCGAGGACCGCACCGCCGGTGACGACCGCACCGCGCCAGGCCGGGCGGAGCGAATCGAACGCCGTCGACCAGCCCCAGGCGGCGAGCAGCACACCGAAGGTGAAGCCGGCGCGGGTGAAATACTGGCTGTTGACGCTGCTGAAGGCGAGGTAGAGCAGCGGTCCGGCAAGCGCGCCGCCGAGCAGGAAGACCTGTTCGGGAGCGAGCGATGCGGGTCCCCGCAGCAGCGGCACCGCCCCGACATATTTGATCAGCATGCTGATCAGGAACGCCGCCACGACCATCGCCACCGGCTCGCCGTTGTCCCAGTAGAAGCGCAGGTTGGCGAGCGGGTCGAGGACGAGGCCGTAGGTCTCGAAGTGGAACAGCACCGCGGTCGCGAAGAGCTGCGCTCCGGCGACGATCGCACCGAGCCCGATGACGGTCCAGGGCAGCCGGGTCCGCAGATTAGAACCCGCTGACCAGCCTCGGACCAGCAGGACCAGCCCGGTGAGTGCGAGCGCCAGCAGCGTCACCGGCAGCGAGCTCGCCTTGGCACCGCTCGACGCCAGGGACAGAGCGCCGACCAGGACGAACATGCCCGTAGTCGGGCGCCGCAGGGCCGAGGTGACCGCCATGATCAGGGCGAGCAGCAGCACCCAGCTGTAGATCATCGACATGCCGTGCCAGATGACGAACATCGACTGCGTGCCGAAGGGCTGGCCGACCGGGTCGGTGAAGGTGATCTCGCCGATCACCCAGAAGAGCACCGCGGCACCGACCCCGGCGTAGGGCCGCCCGGCGAGCCGCCACCCGATCACGCCGGTGAGCACGATCGCCGCAGCGCTCAGCCCCGGCACCACCAGCCGCAGCGAGACGACCGGCAGATCGACGCCGCCGACCATGCTCACCATCGCCATGTGCACGTAGCCGAACCAGTGGTAGTGCAGCGGCACCCCGCTGAGCTGCGGCACCTCGATCGGGAAGTGGTGCTTGGCCTCACCGGCGAGTGAGAGCTGGTAGGCGAGGTCGAGGTACTGCCGGGTGAGCTCGCCCTCGGGCAGGACGGGGTTGCGCTCCAGGAAGACCACCGACAGGTACGCCATGAAGAAGACCACGACACCCGCGATCGACCACGACCACCCCAGCGGTGTCGGGGCATAACCCGTGACCCGCCAGTGCCGTCGCAGCCGGGGGACCAGCGCGAACGGCACCAGCACCGCCAGCGGCCACAGCGCCGTCCAGCCGCGCAGGTCGAGCAGCGAGAAGGCGAGCCAGGCGGGGATCTCGAGGCAGAGGCCGACGGCGATCCCCATCGCGACATCCTCGACGAAGGTGTGCGGGGTGCGCCGCAGCGACCGGTAGACCAGGGTGCCCGGCAGCGCGACGGCGAGCACGGCGTAAGCGGCGTAGCGCAGGAGGTCCAGCGGGGCGGTGTCGGCCCGCAGGAGCACCACGACGGCGGCGAGGACGGCAGCGGCGAGGGGTGCCCACCGCTGCCACCCCGGAGCCGGACCGGTCGCAGCCGCCTCGGGTGTCGCCACGGCTGCCGACGGGGTGGTCGTCTCGGCGGTCGCCCCAGCGGTCGTCCTCACGAAAGCGAGCATAGACGGCAGGCGACCCACCGGCCGGTCGCCCGGATCACAGGCGGATGCTCGTCACCATCCGGCCGGTGACGGCGGCGATCGGCACCGGGCCGAAGATCCGGGAGTCCCCGGACGACTCGCGCGCGTCGCCGAGCAGGTAGACGGTGCCGATCGGCACCGTCAGCGGATCACAGACGGTGCGGGTGCCGACCTCGAGGTAGTCCTCGGCCACCAGCTCGCCGTTGCGGAGCAGGACGCCGTCGCGGCACTCGATGGTGTCGCCGGGCAGCCCCAGGACTCTCTTGATCATGGTCTCACCGGCGACGTCGGCGGTGACGACGTCGCCGTGGGCGAGGCCGGTCCAGCGGAACCCGACCTTGTCGATGATGACGCGGTCGTCGATCTGCAGGGTCGGCGCCATGGCACCGGACGGGATGTAGGCGACGCCCGCCGCGAAGGCCTGGACGGGCACGGCGAGCACCACGACCGACACGACCACGACCACGGCCCGGCGGCGCAGTCGGACGAGAGCGGAGCCCGGGTCAGTGGCAGGGCGCAGCCGCCCGATGGCCCGCAGTGCGCTCGCGCTCCACCGCAGCCCCTCCCAGGAGCCCGTGGTCTGGTCGAACTCGGCGAGCATCGCCTCGCCCCACTCGATACCGCGCTCGGCGCTGCGGTGGGCCGCCTCGGCCCGGTCGGCGGTGGCGGTGCCGTGGGTGTGGAGTCGGCGTACCCGGAGAAGGAGCGCGCGGCGGGCCGCGCGGCGCAACCATGGCTCGGTCATGATGCCGTCCTGGGGATGAGGGTGGTGGGAGCGGGGGTTGCCGGTCCGGCGGCGGCGAGCCGCGCGTTGGCGAGGTCGAGGCCGTCGGCGGTGGCGCGGTAGAGGTGGCGCGGCGGGCGGCCGACCTGCTCGGCGGGCTCCCACCGGGTCTCCAGCAGGCCTCGGTCGACGAGGCGGGCCAGGATCGGGTAGAGGGTGCCGGGCGCGAGGCCCGTCTGCTTGCTCAGGGCATAGCCGTAGTGCCAGCCCTGCGGGTCGTCCACCAGGCAGCGGAAGACCCGCAGGGTCTGCGGCGAGCTATCCGGTTGTCGCGGCATCTCTAAAGTCTATATATGGAGACTATGAAAGGAAAGCCCTCAGCTCCACACCAGACCGACGGCGAGTACGCCGATGACCGCACCCGAGACGAGCGCGGTTCCCAGCCGGCCCCGCGGACCGGTGAGGATCCGCCCCACCAGTGCTCCCCCGCCCGCCAGCGTCAGCTGCCACGCGGCACTCGCCAGGAACGCGGCGATCACGAAGACGAGCGACCCGGCGGCCCCGAGCTCCGCCGAGTCGCCCCGGCCGAGCACCAGTGCTCCGAAGTAGACGATCGTCATGGGGTTGAGCAGGGTGATCCCGAGCAGGCTCGCGTAGGCCCGGAGGGGCGTCGTCAGCCCGCCGACCTCGCGAGCACTCGCCGGATCGCGGTAGTGGCGGACGGCCGTCACCACCATCCGGACCGCGATGACGAGCAGCACGACGGCCGCCACCCAGCGCAATGGTCGGGAGACCGGGGCGATCACCCCGGCGAGGGCGGCACCGCCGAGCACGGCGATGAGGGCGTAGATCCCGTCGGCGGTCGCGACACCGAGAGCGGCCAACGCGCCGACCTTGAACGATGTCCGCGCGGTCAGGGAGATCAGCAGCAGTGCGATGGCGCCGACCGGCACCGCGACGCCGAGCCCGGCGAGGGCACCGGCGAGAGCGGCCGCCGTCACGAGCGTGGCGGTGTCGTCCCGGTCGGGGAGCCATGCTGCTGTCGGCCCGCTCCCGCCGTCGCGGCGGTCAACGGTGCACTGAGCAGGCGATGGCGTGTCATGAGCGCATTCTGGCAGGCGCCGCCCTCGGCCGTCGAAGGGTTTATACGCTCGTGCCGCCGTCCATCAGCGAGGCGCCGATGCAGCAGAACGCCACCAGCGCGAAGACCACGGCGAGCACGACGAGGATCGTGATGCCGCCCGGGTTCTTCACCGGCTGATGGCCGATCGCACCCTTGGAGAAGTTGTGCCACGGCGCGGCGTAGTAGACCGGAGCGGCCGGAGCGGTGGTGTTGTCCACCGTGATGCCAGCCTTGCCGATCTTCCAGAGGTACTGGCAGTAGATCTCGATGTGGTGCACGCCGGGCTGGGCCTGCAGGACGTTCTGCCCCCACTCCAGCGGCACGGTGTGACCGTTGATCACGGCGGTCGGCTTCATGAGGGCACCGAACGAGCCGGGGGTCTTCTTCGTGAACAGCGTCAGCGCGGAGGGGCTGGGGGCGACCGGGTGGGTGCCGGGGAAGGGGTGAGTCACGAACGGAGAGGCTACCGTGCCGGAGCCGCCGACGCAGGGCCCCGGCACGGTCGAGCGAAAGCCTTCAGACGTTGAAGCCGAGCGTCCGCAACTGGTCGCGGCCCTCGTCAGTGATCTTGTCCGGACCCCACGGCGGCAGCCACACCCAGTTGATGCGGAAGTCGCTGACCAGCGGGACCGGGCCGCCCGTGAGCGCCTGCCGGGTCTGGTCCTCGATCACATCGGTGAGCGGGCAGGCCGCGGAGGTGAGCGTCATGTCGATGGTGAGGACGTTCTCGTCGTCGACGTGCAGGCCGTAGACGAGGCCCAGGTCGACGACGTTGATCCCCAGCTCGGGGTCGACGACGTCACGCATCGCCTCCTCGACATCGGGGATGGCGGCCTTCGGCCCGGCAGCCTTCGCCACCGGAGCCTCGGTCGCACCGGCTTCAGCCGCTACGGCCTCCGTCGCAACGGCTTCGGTCTCGACAACCTCGGTGTCACTCATACCGATCCCTCCTCCTGCGCGCTCGCCCGCAGCGCCGCGTCCTTCAATGCCATCCATGAGAGCAGCGCGCACTTGACGCGGGCCGGATATCTCGCCACCCCGGCGAACGCGATGCCGTCGCCGAGCACCGCCTCGTCGGGCGTCACCTGGCCCTTGCCGAGCATCAGCTCGACGAAGGCCTCGTGCACCGTCAGCGCGTCGGTGAGCGTGGAGCCGACGAGCAGCTCGTGCAGCACGCTCGCCGACGCCTGGCTGATCGAGCAGCCCTGGCCGTCGTACGAGATGTCGGTGATCTTTTCCCCATCGAGCGTCACGCGGAGCGTGATCTCGTCGCCGCAGGTGGGGTTGACGTGATGGGCCTCCGCACCGAAGGGATCCCGCAACCCCCGCCCGTGCGGGTGTTTGTAGTGGTCCAGGATGATCTCCTGGTAGAGCTGGTCAAGCTGCATTACATGAAGACCTTCCGCACCTGTTCGAGACCGCGCACGAGCGCGTCGATCTCGGCCGTCGTGGTGTAGAGGTAGAGGGACGCCCTGGTCATCGCCGGTACGCCGAAACGTACGCAGGTCGGCCGGGCGCAGTGATGCCCCACCCGCACCTGGATGCCGAGGTTGTCCAGCACCTGACCCACATCGTGGGGGTGGATCCCGTCCACTGCGAACGAGATCGTCCCACCTCGGCCGACCGGGACGGTCGGACCGAAGATGCGCAGGCCTTGGACAGTTGTCAGGGCGTCCAGGGCATACGCGGTGAGCTCCTTCTCATGCCACGCGATCGCCTCCATGCCGACGGCGGAGAGGTAATCGATCGCGGCACCCAGCCCGACGGCCTCGGCGATCGGCGGCGT
It contains:
- a CDS encoding RidA family protein; the protein is MPIIDRLASVSDLPDSHGYAHAVVASGPLAFIAGQVAMDADGNLVGADDIRAQTEQAMRNLEAILTTLGAGWADVARLGWYVLDTCLVDGTGLQVIRDVRDEFLRPALGDRVNPASTLIGVGGLFRPGYLVEVDAVVAVPERGRRSS
- the lepB gene encoding signal peptidase I: MTEPWLRRAARRALLLRVRRLHTHGTATADRAEAAHRSAERGIEWGEAMLAEFDQTTGSWEGLRWSASALRAIGRLRPATDPGSALVRLRRRAVVVVVSVVVLAVPVQAFAAGVAYIPSGAMAPTLQIDDRVIIDKVGFRWTGLAHGDVVTADVAGETMIKRVLGLPGDTIECRDGVLLRNGELVAEDYLEVGTRTVCDPLTVPIGTVYLLGDARESSGDSRIFGPVPIAAVTGRMVTSIRL
- a CDS encoding PadR family transcriptional regulator encodes the protein MPRQPDSSPQTLRVFRCLVDDPQGWHYGYALSKQTGLAPGTLYPILARLVDRGLLETRWEPAEQVGRPPRHLYRATADGLDLANARLAAAGPATPAPTTLIPRTAS
- a CDS encoding LysE/ArgO family amino acid transporter: MTAAALAGALAGLGVAVPVGAIALLLISLTARTSFKVGALAALGVATADGIYALIAVLGGAALAGVIAPVSRPLRWVAAVVLLVIAVRMVVTAVRHYRDPASAREVGGLTTPLRAYASLLGITLLNPMTIVYFGALVLGRGDSAELGAAGSLVFVIAAFLASAAWQLTLAGGGALVGRILTGPRGRLGTALVSGAVIGVLAVGLVWS
- a CDS encoding metal-sulfur cluster assembly factor → MSDTEVVETEAVATEAVAAEAGATEAPVAKAAGPKAAIPDVEEAMRDVVDPELGINVVDLGLVYGLHVDDENVLTIDMTLTSAACPLTDVIEDQTRQALTGGPVPLVSDFRINWVWLPPWGPDKITDEGRDQLRTLGFNV
- the sufU gene encoding Fe-S cluster assembly sulfur transfer protein SufU is translated as MQLDQLYQEIILDHYKHPHGRGLRDPFGAEAHHVNPTCGDEITLRVTLDGEKITDISYDGQGCSISQASASVLHELLVGSTLTDALTVHEAFVELMLGKGQVTPDEAVLGDGIAFAGVARYPARVKCALLSWMALKDAALRASAQEEGSV